The proteins below come from a single Carnobacterium divergens DSM 20623 genomic window:
- a CDS encoding ABC transporter ATP-binding protein, which produces MTKNSIIAFEHVVKQYDEDEPVLKQIDFEIERGKFYTLLGPSGCGKTTILKLIAGFIEASEGTILLDGKKVNDVPANKRKVNTVFQDYALFPHMNVFENIAFGLTIKKMDKTLIKEKVKDVLKMVQLSGYENRGISEMSGGQRQRVAIARALVNEPEVLLLDEPLSALDLKLRTEMQYELRALQRRLGITFVFVTHDQEEALAMSDEIFVMNKGEIIQSGTPVDIYDEPINRFVANFIGESNIVKGHMVADYEVKFVGHTFECVDAGMRDNEAVEIVIRPEDLAITSVEKGKLAATVDTQLFRGVHYEIICHDSEANEWVVHSTKKATIGAKVGLFFEAEDIHVMRFNETEEEFDARLESYEED; this is translated from the coding sequence GTGGCAAATTTTATACCTTATTAGGACCATCTGGTTGTGGGAAAACAACGATTTTAAAATTGATTGCAGGGTTTATTGAAGCCTCAGAAGGAACGATTTTGTTAGATGGAAAAAAGGTTAACGATGTTCCAGCAAACAAGCGAAAAGTAAATACGGTTTTCCAAGACTACGCGTTATTTCCTCATATGAATGTCTTTGAAAATATCGCTTTTGGGCTAACGATTAAAAAAATGGATAAGACTTTGATTAAAGAGAAAGTAAAAGATGTACTAAAAATGGTTCAATTATCTGGTTATGAAAATCGTGGGATTAGTGAAATGTCAGGTGGTCAACGTCAGCGAGTAGCCATTGCACGAGCGTTAGTAAACGAACCAGAGGTCCTTTTATTAGATGAACCTTTATCAGCGTTAGATTTAAAGTTGAGAACAGAAATGCAATATGAATTAAGAGCACTGCAACGTCGTTTAGGAATTACATTTGTATTTGTGACCCATGATCAAGAAGAAGCCTTGGCGATGAGCGATGAGATTTTTGTAATGAACAAAGGGGAAATTATTCAAAGTGGAACGCCAGTGGATATTTATGACGAACCGATTAATCGCTTTGTTGCGAATTTTATTGGCGAAAGCAATATTGTAAAAGGTCATATGGTTGCTGATTACGAAGTGAAATTTGTCGGACATACCTTTGAATGTGTGGATGCAGGGATGAGAGATAATGAAGCCGTTGAGATCGTGATTCGCCCAGAAGATTTAGCCATTACATCAGTTGAAAAAGGCAAGCTGGCTGCAACCGTTGATACACAATTGTTCCGCGGCGTTCACTATGAAATTATTTGTCATGATAGCGAAGCCAATGAGTGGGTGGTTCATTCGACTAAAAAAGCAACAATTGGAGCAAAAGTTGGCTTGTTTTTTGAAGCAGAGGACATTCATGTTATGCGCTTTAATGAGACAGAAGAAGAATTTGATGCACGTTTAGAAAGTTACGAGGAAGATTAA
- a CDS encoding ABC transporter permease yields MTKQTKTFYFIPYVFWLLLFVIAPLLLILYQSFFNVDGQFTLENYQTYFTSGTYLKMTFNSVWYAFLITLFTLLISYPTAYFLNKTKHKQLWLMLIILPTWINLLLKAYAFIGIFSMNGSVNHFLEFIGIGRHQILFTDVSFMFVAAYIELPFMILPIFNAIEELNPSYISASRDLGANNFETFRRVIFPLTLNGVKSGVQAVFIPSLSLFMLTRLIGGNRVITLGTAIEQHFLVTQNWGMGSTIGVVLIVAMILIMLLTGEKKKKGGKLK; encoded by the coding sequence ATGACAAAGCAAACAAAAACGTTTTATTTTATTCCCTATGTTTTTTGGCTATTGCTATTTGTAATTGCCCCGCTATTATTGATTTTATATCAATCTTTTTTCAATGTAGATGGTCAGTTTACGCTGGAAAATTATCAAACGTATTTTACTTCAGGTACGTATTTAAAAATGACCTTTAATTCCGTTTGGTATGCCTTTTTAATTACCTTATTTACGTTATTAATTAGCTATCCTACGGCGTATTTTTTAAATAAAACGAAGCACAAGCAATTATGGCTAATGTTGATTATTTTGCCGACTTGGATTAATTTGCTTTTGAAGGCTTATGCTTTTATTGGAATATTTAGCATGAATGGGAGTGTCAATCACTTTTTAGAATTTATTGGCATTGGCAGACATCAAATTTTATTTACAGACGTGAGCTTTATGTTTGTTGCAGCCTATATTGAACTGCCTTTTATGATTTTGCCAATTTTTAATGCAATTGAAGAATTGAATCCTTCTTACATTAGCGCTAGCCGTGATCTAGGGGCGAATAATTTTGAAACCTTTAGACGAGTTATTTTTCCTTTAACACTAAACGGTGTGAAAAGTGGTGTTCAAGCAGTCTTTATTCCTTCACTATCCTTATTTATGCTAACGCGTTTAATTGGGGGGAATCGAGTGATTACCCTTGGAACTGCAATTGAGCAACATTTCTTAGTAACACAAAACTGGGGAATGGGCTCAACGATTGGCGTGGTTTTAATTGTTGCCATGATTTTAATTATGCTGTTAACAGGGGAAAAGAAAAAGAAAGGGGGCAAACTTAAATGA
- a CDS encoding ABC transporter permease — MKKGLLKGSNLYLIAVFSLLYAPIFYLIFYSFNAGGDMNGFSGFTWEHYLAVFEDKRLITIVLNTLLVAFLSALIATMIGTFGAMGIYYTKNRKTRNTLLSFNNILMVSPDVIIGASFLIFFTFLGLGLGFGSVLLSHIAFSIPIVVLMVLPKMQEMNDSMIMAARDLGANSLQVLSRIVLPSITPGILAGFFMAFTYSLDDFAVTFFVTGNGFSTLSVEIYSRARQGVSLEINALSALMFVFSLALVSGYYFIQQHNYSKKQKLRHKQHAEAVDMI, encoded by the coding sequence ATGAAAAAAGGCTTGTTAAAAGGTTCAAATTTGTATTTAATCGCTGTTTTTAGTTTATTGTATGCGCCCATCTTTTATTTGATTTTTTATTCCTTTAACGCAGGCGGCGATATGAATGGCTTCTCAGGCTTTACTTGGGAACATTATTTAGCGGTTTTTGAAGACAAACGGTTGATTACAATTGTCTTGAATACCTTATTGGTAGCCTTTCTGTCAGCATTGATTGCAACGATGATTGGAACTTTTGGGGCAATGGGCATTTATTATACGAAAAACAGAAAAACAAGAAATACGTTGCTTAGCTTCAATAATATTTTAATGGTTTCTCCTGACGTCATCATTGGGGCAAGTTTTTTGATCTTCTTTACCTTTTTAGGTTTAGGACTAGGGTTTGGTTCAGTTTTGCTTTCTCACATTGCCTTTAGCATTCCAATTGTCGTGTTAATGGTCTTGCCAAAAATGCAAGAAATGAATGACTCGATGATTATGGCTGCGCGAGATTTAGGAGCAAATAGCCTTCAAGTGCTAAGTCGTATTGTTTTGCCAAGTATCACGCCAGGTATTTTAGCAGGCTTTTTTATGGCTTTTACCTATTCGCTTGATGACTTTGCAGTGACCTTTTTTGTAACAGGAAATGGATTTAGTACGTTGTCTGTAGAAATTTATTCACGGGCCAGACAAGGGGTTAGTTTGGAAATCAACGCTTTAAGTGCATTGATGTTTGTTTTCTCACTAGCACTAGTTTCAGGTTATTATTTTATTCAACAACACAACTACAGCAAAAAACAAAAGCTAAGACATAAGCAGCATGCTGAGGCGGTGGATATGATATGA
- a CDS encoding ABC transporter substrate-binding protein produces MKKLGTLMAAILILCGGLYAYAKHLEKAQGFSGNNTITLYNWGDYIDPSLIKKFEKETNYKISYETFDSNEAMFTKIKQGGTAYDLTIPSEYMIQKMIKEKMLVPLDKSKIKGLNHIDPRFMDLAFDQKNTYSIPYFWGTLGIIYNDKYIKASDMQHWNDLWRPELKNNLMLIDGAREVMGLSLNSLGYSLNSKNQTELDKAAAKLSTLTPNVKAIVADEIKMYMIQEESAAAVTFSGEASEMLDNNEHLHYVIPSEGSNLWFDNFVIPKTAKNKEGAYAFINFMLEPKNAAQNAEYIGYSTPNKDAMKYLPKEIANDKQFYPSDETMSHLEVYQDLGADYLAIYNDLFLEFKMYRR; encoded by the coding sequence ATGAAAAAATTAGGAACCTTAATGGCAGCTATTTTAATTCTATGTGGTGGACTTTACGCCTATGCAAAGCATTTAGAAAAAGCACAAGGATTTTCAGGGAACAATACGATTACCCTCTATAATTGGGGAGATTACATTGACCCCTCTTTAATAAAGAAATTTGAAAAAGAAACAAACTATAAAATTTCCTATGAAACATTTGATTCAAATGAAGCCATGTTTACAAAAATCAAACAAGGTGGAACAGCCTATGATTTAACAATTCCTAGCGAATATATGATTCAAAAAATGATCAAAGAAAAAATGTTAGTGCCGCTAGACAAATCAAAAATCAAAGGTCTAAACCATATCGACCCGCGTTTTATGGATTTAGCTTTCGATCAAAAAAATACCTATTCGATTCCTTATTTTTGGGGAACATTAGGAATTATTTACAATGATAAATATATAAAAGCGAGTGATATGCAACATTGGAATGATTTATGGCGACCAGAACTAAAAAATAATTTAATGTTGATTGATGGTGCTAGAGAAGTAATGGGGCTGTCGTTAAATAGTTTAGGCTATTCTCTAAATAGTAAAAATCAAACGGAGCTAGACAAGGCTGCAGCAAAATTAAGTACCTTAACCCCAAATGTCAAAGCCATCGTAGCCGACGAAATTAAAATGTATATGATTCAAGAAGAAAGTGCTGCTGCAGTGACTTTTTCTGGAGAAGCCAGTGAAATGTTAGACAACAATGAACATCTGCATTACGTGATTCCAAGTGAAGGATCTAATCTTTGGTTTGATAATTTTGTTATTCCTAAAACCGCTAAAAATAAAGAAGGAGCCTACGCCTTCATTAATTTTATGCTAGAGCCTAAAAATGCAGCACAAAATGCTGAATATATCGGATATTCTACGCCGAATAAGGATGCCATGAAGTATTTACCAAAAGAAATCGCGAATGATAAACAATTTTATCCAAGCGATGAAACGATGTCCCATTTAGAAGTGTATCAAGATTTAGGTGCGGACTATTTAGCGATTTACAATGATTTGTTTTTAGAGTTTAAGATGTACCGCCGATGA
- a CDS encoding peptidoglycan amidohydrolase family protein produces MGKIESVINWFQIRKGKVTYSMTNRYGPNSYDCSSAVYYALMQGGFVAEGTFPGNTESLYQLEGKLLTPISRGEVRRGDIFVAGIKGNSSGSNGHTGVFLSNQTIIHCTGGRGIVETQASGWIGGPPVYFYRLKGSEDNEGTSKPKKGETTMQCFYQIKGNPGIYYFDGKNLTGLNDMDELNILNQIYKANNDNDMPRIITDGAWFKRLVDMAKRPVNNV; encoded by the coding sequence ATGGGGAAAATAGAATCAGTAATTAATTGGTTTCAAATAAGAAAAGGGAAAGTAACTTATTCAATGACGAATCGTTATGGTCCAAACAGCTATGATTGTAGTTCTGCTGTGTATTATGCATTAATGCAGGGAGGTTTTGTAGCTGAGGGAACGTTTCCTGGAAATACAGAAAGTTTGTACCAGTTGGAAGGTAAGTTGTTAACACCGATTAGTCGCGGTGAAGTTCGACGAGGAGATATTTTTGTTGCAGGTATAAAGGGGAATAGTAGTGGTTCAAATGGTCATACGGGTGTTTTTTTGAGTAATCAAACTATTATTCACTGTACTGGTGGTCGAGGAATTGTTGAAACTCAAGCATCGGGATGGATTGGAGGTCCACCAGTTTATTTTTATCGCTTAAAAGGATCAGAAGATAATGAAGGAACAAGTAAACCTAAAAAAGGAGAGACAACTATGCAATGTTTTTATCAAATTAAAGGAAATCCAGGGATTTATTATTTCGATGGAAAGAATCTTACAGGATTGAATGATATGGATGAACTAAATATTTTAAATCAGATTTACAAAGCAAATAATGACAATGATATGCCGCGTATTATTACTGATGGAGCTTGGTTTAAAAGGTTAGTAGATATGGCAAAACGTCCAGTAAATAATGTTTAA
- a CDS encoding phage tail tip lysozyme, with the protein MVNFTSTQLETAKTVWNTLKQFGYNDNSTAGIIGNLYAESALNPNVNEHSGGGGYGLGQWTPKSNLYMQASICGISNSEAETVQGQAKIIAQGDTTGQWLAYGNTAYHPTVKNYQVLSEFKKIADLTAAAAAANFCAHWERPNVKYAHMDIRIDATNSIYELLGTTQKNNKGEVTMQCFYQVKGSAGVYYFDGKNLTGLNDMDELNILNRIYKENNEKDMPYIVTDGAWFKRLTDMAKRPVNNI; encoded by the coding sequence ATGGTAAATTTTACATCAACTCAATTAGAAACAGCAAAAACAGTATGGAATACACTAAAACAGTTTGGCTATAATGATAATTCCACGGCAGGTATTATCGGTAATCTATATGCAGAGTCAGCTCTCAATCCAAATGTAAATGAACACAGTGGAGGCGGAGGTTATGGATTAGGTCAGTGGACTCCAAAAAGTAATCTATATATGCAAGCAAGCATTTGTGGGATTTCGAACAGTGAAGCAGAAACAGTACAAGGGCAAGCAAAGATAATCGCACAAGGAGATACAACAGGTCAATGGTTGGCTTATGGGAATACGGCCTATCATCCGACTGTAAAAAATTATCAAGTGCTGTCAGAATTCAAAAAAATAGCTGATTTAACAGCAGCAGCAGCAGCAGCGAATTTTTGTGCGCATTGGGAAAGGCCTAATGTAAAGTATGCGCATATGGATATTCGAATAGATGCTACTAACAGTATTTATGAATTATTAGGAACAACTCAAAAAAATAATAAAGGAGAGGTTACAATGCAGTGTTTTTATCAAGTTAAAGGAAGTGCGGGGGTTTACTATTTTGATGGAAAGAATCTTACAGGATTGAACGACATGGATGAATTAAATATTTTAAATAGAATTTATAAAGAAAATAATGAAAAAGATATGCCTTATATTGTTACAGATGGGGCTTGGTTTAAGAGATTGACTGATATGGCAAAACGCCCAGTAAATAATATCTAA
- the rpsN gene encoding 30S ribosomal protein S14, whose translation MAKKSKIVKAEKQRQLVSDYASIRKELKKQRNYQALAKLPKDSNPNRLRNRDQLDGRPRGYLRKFGLSRINFRELALKGQIPGVKKASW comes from the coding sequence ATGGCAAAAAAATCAAAAATAGTAAAAGCAGAAAAACAACGTCAACTGGTTAGTGACTATGCCTCAATTCGTAAAGAATTAAAAAAACAAAGAAATTATCAAGCATTAGCAAAATTACCAAAAGATTCAAATCCGAATCGCTTAAGAAATCGAGATCAACTAGATGGCCGTCCCAGAGGATATTTACGAAAATTTGGCTTATCTAGAATTAACTTTCGAGAATTGGCATTGAAGGGTCAAATTCCAGGTGTGAAAAAAGCAAGCTGGTAG
- a CDS encoding putative metal homeostasis protein, with amino-acid sequence MEKQDLSSAYRRLVKSTNRKTRKRALKLIHEHKRKRTKQLIQLTK; translated from the coding sequence ATGGAAAAACAAGATTTATCAAGCGCCTATCGCCGTTTAGTTAAAAGTACAAATAGAAAAACACGAAAAAGAGCATTAAAACTTATCCATGAACATAAAAGAAAGAGAACCAAACAATTGATACAGCTGACAAAATAA
- a CDS encoding ZinT/AdcA family metal-binding protein — MKKKMALVLVMIVAIVSTGCIKNEKTKKTETSSSQLEKKETETHSHHHATKASEGIFEDNEVKERSISDWQGSWKSIYPYLVDGSLDEVFKEKAKTGDKTVDEYKKYYESGYKSDIEAIDVYNNKMAYLVNGEWQEAEYESAGYQILTYESGKKGVRYLFTSKTEETQAPKYVQFSDHLIEPHKSGHFHIYMGNESHEALLTEMTNWPTFFPSKMSKKEIIHDMLYH; from the coding sequence ATGAAAAAAAAGATGGCATTGGTTTTAGTAATGATAGTTGCAATTGTAAGTACGGGATGTATAAAAAATGAAAAAACAAAAAAAACGGAGACGTCTTCTAGTCAATTAGAAAAAAAAGAAACCGAAACACACTCTCACCATCACGCTACAAAAGCAAGCGAGGGAATTTTTGAAGATAATGAAGTCAAAGAACGTTCCATTTCAGATTGGCAAGGCTCTTGGAAATCGATTTATCCCTATTTAGTGGATGGTTCACTAGATGAAGTATTTAAAGAAAAAGCTAAGACGGGGGATAAAACTGTCGATGAATACAAAAAATATTATGAATCAGGCTATAAATCAGACATAGAAGCCATTGATGTTTACAATAACAAAATGGCGTATCTTGTTAACGGTGAGTGGCAAGAGGCAGAGTATGAATCTGCAGGCTATCAAATTTTAACCTATGAATCGGGTAAAAAAGGAGTTCGTTATCTTTTTACTTCTAAGACAGAAGAAACACAGGCTCCAAAGTATGTTCAATTTAGCGATCACCTTATAGAACCTCATAAGAGTGGTCATTTTCATATCTACATGGGAAATGAGAGTCACGAAGCGTTGTTGACGGAAATGACTAATTGGCCGACGTTCTTCCCAAGTAAAATGAGTAAAAAAGAGATTATTCACGATATGCTGTATCATTAA
- a CDS encoding Cof-type HAD-IIB family hydrolase, translating into MSHTIIFMDVDGTLCDDTGRVPESAAMAIKAARKNGHLVYLCTGRSKSELNEEIMSIGFDGLIGAGGGYVESNGEVLSHLKFEKETMLDLIDFLDENGVAYYLESNDGLFSSKNCVSTMNEIVFSDIDQASEDYQSLRSTLDVFCSYLTEKNDSIDYSTINKVSFINNQVPFGVVQEKFGTEFNVMRSTVPVFGKNSGEIVLKGIHKGVAITQLLEHLNEEVSRTMAYGDAHNDIEMFELVNVGVAMGNASEDLKKIADDLTTAHNQDGIYQSFKKYQLI; encoded by the coding sequence ATGAGTCATACGATTATTTTTATGGATGTAGATGGGACGCTTTGTGATGATACCGGACGTGTACCAGAATCAGCCGCAATGGCGATTAAAGCAGCAAGAAAGAATGGACATTTGGTCTATTTATGTACAGGACGTTCAAAATCAGAGCTTAATGAAGAGATCATGTCGATTGGCTTTGATGGCTTAATAGGAGCTGGCGGAGGATATGTTGAAAGCAATGGTGAAGTTCTAAGTCATTTAAAATTTGAAAAAGAGACAATGTTAGATTTAATTGATTTTTTAGATGAAAATGGTGTGGCGTATTATTTAGAATCAAATGATGGATTATTTTCTAGTAAAAACTGTGTATCAACAATGAATGAAATTGTCTTTTCGGACATAGATCAAGCAAGTGAGGATTATCAAAGTTTAAGATCAACCTTAGATGTCTTTTGTAGTTATTTGACTGAAAAAAATGATTCTATCGATTATTCTACTATTAATAAAGTTTCCTTTATCAACAACCAAGTTCCTTTTGGAGTGGTTCAAGAAAAATTTGGTACTGAATTTAATGTGATGCGAAGTACGGTTCCAGTTTTTGGAAAAAACAGTGGCGAAATCGTCTTGAAAGGAATTCACAAAGGCGTTGCCATTACTCAATTGCTTGAACACCTTAATGAAGAGGTTTCAAGAACCATGGCGTATGGCGATGCTCATAATGATATTGAGATGTTTGAGTTGGTAAATGTTGGAGTAGCAATGGGAAATGCTAGCGAAGATTTGAAAAAAATTGCGGATGATTTAACGACAGCTCATAATCAAGATGGTATCTATCAAAGTTTTAAAAAATATCAATTAATTTAA
- a CDS encoding lytic polysaccharide monooxygenase produces the protein MKNRLIKFILVAALVVGGLGVFTASASAHGYVSSPGSRAYKGSNLGGNLNTNVGQAQWEPQSIETLKNTFISGKLASAGLTQFAPLDEQTATRWHKTDIKTGVQPITWTLTAKHSTTNWKYFMTKEGWNPNQPLDIKNFDLIGQVNDNGAIPTSPTTHNVTIPANRTGYHVIYAVWTINDTANAFYQAIDVNVVK, from the coding sequence ATGAAGAATCGGTTAATAAAATTTATTTTGGTGGCAGCGTTAGTTGTTGGAGGATTAGGTGTTTTCACAGCTTCAGCATCGGCACATGGATATGTATCATCACCAGGCAGTCGTGCCTATAAAGGCAGTAACTTAGGTGGCAATTTAAACACAAATGTTGGACAAGCTCAATGGGAACCACAAAGTATTGAAACATTAAAAAATACCTTTATTTCAGGTAAGCTAGCAAGTGCTGGTTTAACTCAATTTGCACCATTAGATGAACAAACTGCAACCAGATGGCATAAAACAGACATTAAAACAGGCGTTCAACCTATTACGTGGACATTAACAGCAAAACACAGCACAACTAATTGGAAATACTTTATGACAAAAGAAGGCTGGAACCCAAATCAACCATTAGACATTAAAAACTTTGATTTAATTGGTCAAGTGAATGATAATGGTGCGATTCCGACTTCACCAACTACCCACAATGTAACCATTCCAGCAAATCGCACAGGCTATCATGTAATCTATGCAGTTTGGACAATCAATGATACAGCAAATGCATTTTATCAAGCAATTGATGTGAATGTAGTAAAATAA
- a CDS encoding lytic polysaccharide monooxygenase, giving the protein MKKNLLKFVLTVTLVLGGVAAYASTASAHGYVSSPASRVFKGTELGGKLNENIGDAAYEPQSIETFKDTFVTGKLANAGISRFSLLDEQTAERWNKTDIKTGVQPFTWHLTAPHSTTTWDYYMTKQGWDPNQPLDIKNFELVTQQDDHHAIPVENPTQLVTIPADRSGYHVILAVWNIFDTPNAFYQAIDVNVVK; this is encoded by the coding sequence ATGAAAAAGAATCTATTAAAATTTGTTTTAACGGTTACATTGGTATTAGGAGGAGTTGCAGCATACGCATCAACAGCTTCAGCACATGGATATGTTTCTTCACCTGCAAGTCGCGTTTTTAAAGGAACTGAACTAGGTGGAAAGTTAAACGAAAATATTGGCGATGCGGCATATGAACCACAAAGTATTGAAACCTTCAAAGACACTTTTGTGACTGGTAAATTAGCAAATGCAGGAATTTCTCGTTTTTCATTATTAGATGAACAAACAGCTGAAAGATGGAACAAAACAGATATTAAAACAGGAGTTCAACCTTTTACTTGGCATTTAACAGCTCCACATTCAACAACGACTTGGGATTATTACATGACAAAACAAGGTTGGGACCCAAATCAACCATTAGATATTAAAAACTTTGAATTAGTAACACAACAAGATGATCATCATGCTATTCCAGTTGAAAATCCTACACAACTTGTAACGATTCCAGCTGATCGTTCTGGATATCATGTTATTTTAGCAGTTTGGAATATTTTTGATACACCAAATGCATTTTACCAAGCAATTGATGTAAATGTAGTCAAATAA
- a CDS encoding nucleoside phosphorylase — protein sequence MNTTHLKTVTSDDLGELTLLVGDPARVALISQNWEQTRIVSQNRELTLVSGLWKGKRVSICSTGMGVGSTEIAVIELIQSGAKQFVRLGGCGAWSNDIQAGDLMFNHGMVRDKGMLANYAPDTYPATADPILLAKLTEKAIKEGFTSHVGLGMTTQSYYLGQGRDPQLSNGPKVDSAFMSYWQERHVLNCDMETAVLYLLASLYQIPAANCLVVHLSRMNLEKIEDTDYEILHQNAAELVLKACLM from the coding sequence ATGAATACCACTCATTTAAAAACCGTCACTTCCGATGATCTCGGTGAGCTTACTCTTTTAGTAGGAGACCCCGCTCGCGTGGCACTCATCTCTCAGAATTGGGAACAGACACGAATCGTCTCTCAAAATCGAGAACTCACTTTAGTCAGTGGCTTATGGAAGGGCAAAAGAGTTTCCATTTGTTCTACTGGAATGGGAGTTGGATCGACTGAAATTGCTGTAATTGAGTTGATTCAAAGTGGTGCTAAACAATTTGTTCGTTTAGGAGGATGTGGTGCTTGGAGTAACGACATTCAAGCTGGTGATTTAATGTTTAACCATGGGATGGTCCGAGACAAAGGAATGCTAGCCAACTATGCACCTGATACTTATCCTGCAACTGCTGATCCAATTTTATTAGCAAAACTAACTGAAAAAGCAATAAAAGAAGGCTTTACTAGTCATGTTGGATTAGGTATGACCACGCAATCTTATTATTTAGGTCAAGGGAGAGACCCTCAACTTTCTAATGGACCCAAAGTAGATTCTGCTTTCATGTCTTACTGGCAAGAGCGTCATGTGTTAAACTGCGATATGGAAACGGCTGTGCTTTATTTATTAGCCTCTCTCTATCAAATTCCTGCTGCTAATTGTTTAGTGGTACATCTTAGTCGTATGAATCTTGAAAAAATAGAAGATACAGACTATGAAATTCTTCATCAAAATGCTGCTGAACTGGTTTTAAAAGCTTGTTTAATGTAG